The segment ATAGTAGACAGTAGAAGATAGTTGATAGTAGTCACAGTAGTAGATAGTAAGCATAGAGTAGACAGTAGTGGATAGCAGACGTATAGCAAGTAACATATGACATAGTAGACATATATTATATTACTTGAAGAGATAGAAAGTTAATGAGCAGATGTACGAGCAAAGTTTAATCctgcaatgaaaataaatttaattttggcaggtaaataaattcaaaaatcataACCAGCCGAAACACGGCGAGTGGAACGAATGTGGCCAAAAGACCAGGCACGTAATACTTTTTGTACATTAATTCTAGTAACTTAGTGGTAAGCGGCTATTCTACTTAACACAAGGTTAGTCGATTTGCTGttcctaaaatatatttttagcttaaaataaattatgttgttAAAGGTGATACTATCACAAGCGTTAAATGGAACTTTAGACCTTACGTTCAACACTAGTGCACTCTAGCATGTGATGCGTGAAATAATGtatagttaggggcaggcatttttcgcgaaaagatctaaacacttattagactgcaaaaaggtacacccgcacctgtggtttcttccttgttattggcggccgtctgcgagagaatttgttgccttgtttgaccgaacTACTCAGgaagcgtttacttccgcactgaatcactgtgattggtggtgctacaatcgatatgtagtacctatgggagaaactcacccaatcacgaaacacagacagacggtgctacaatttttttaaactttcatctagtctcgaaatcttttcacgaaatctgcATACCCCTATGTATAGTCACAAACACAATGTCACAAacagggtttccccccttttctttgttgacccagcgctcttagccttgaggccctaccgccctggggcccccatgggcatggatgcggatacgccgcatacgcaaccaggaagagcgttagagcttttggctatgcaaagaggctgaggctacccatcccagcttatgcaccacctccggccccctactccactcagctcaccagcaagttggatgcccccttagccctctggagttgtcatcacttccggcgcctgccccagtctcccgcatcacactgggaccGCTCATTCACCCCTATGTATAGTgtacatgggcgtcgcaaccggggggggacggggggacacgtgccccccaataataaaagtcttcaatttcgtcccctccaataatatatttagtttcgtagttatattattaatattatttctgtgatataaccaaTATGtcgcgcatggtgcatttagtccaatcgtggtgaTGTGAGCACTgtgattttacaaatttgttctctgaaaatattttttataaataataaatatatatattgcaaccaactataattagaatatttaggaaagaaaaatgcctaaaaaccacctttttacaccttcaaaccccaaattttcccggggaggacccccggcatccccctcttttttttcccaggggatggatattcctcaacaactaaatccaTTGcattcccccccaaaaaaaaaatatatccttgcgacgcccatgatagTGTAGGAAACACTTCGTGACGAGAGTGAACATGAACGCGGGGTTCAAGCACGGAGCTGGTCTGCGGGAGTCGCAAAGCTGTCGCTCGCTGGACTCACGGTGCAAGGGTTCTTCCCGCCGGCTCCGGACGTGCAGATCTGCGACTCGGCGATGTTCGCGACGCCGAGCTGAGCGCTGCAGTTGCAGTTGGATATCACGGGCACGGTCACGCACCGCTGCTTGTCGCTCATTATCGGCGAACCTGCAGCGGGGAAAAGGGGAggaggaaaataaattttttcgacgtgacaacgtctaataaatcgatgaacgccggctgacaCGCATCGAAAAagtgtgtcccgttaagcacattgtcccgttatgctcattgtacgcttgcgccgcatctatctatctcttccactcgattggaacaaccatcgatttgacttttttcgaggcacattaaacttgaaacactcccattcgtttcctacttttcccatcatcgtcctatccttaacagaataacacagattgaaagaagttaaatagcaaacatgcataaaagttatggttaaaataatctcttcgttaaagtaataaacatatttgaattaatgagtgcaaataaaagtaaatttatcaattaaattgtagatttcatttcactccttctttgtatccatacaaaatagcgataattcaataaaaatgattcaattttattcataaaagtatgcaatcatttcatcaatgttttgttttgacattgtcacgttaaactatcgtccgtaaaccgactttacagacaaccaattttttacgttTCTTTGGCCTTTGCATGGTCGCAGATTCCAACCGGACAAGTTTTGCACAGTTCCAAGAAGAAGTTCTCAAAAGAGGCCTCACGGTAGTTGAATGGGGCCGAAATTCCTTAGGCACAGTTGGATACTCACCGAGAGGTCCTGGGTCTGAGTCCCGGTAAGGCATTGGCGTAAATTTTCGTCAAaatgttcacaaaaaaataataataaaatgccaTAAAGCTGTTTGCTTttcaaaaaagaaatgaaaattaCACAAACCAGACATAACCACTCGCCTCACCTCCAAGACcctctgggttcgattcccgttAGGTTCACAATTGGAATTTTTCGCAAGTTTTGATATGTGGTGGACGTTGCCTTGAGcaggtgggttttctcgggatgAATTATTTTCCCGCCTTTAAATACTTCCATCACTGGTCCATTCTCAAATCGTAGTATGTTATCGTCTCTAATGGTTGTTATGTCAACGAGGCGCTAAGCTATGATCCATTTAATTCTTATACGCTGGAAATTTACGATACGTTCCATGTCCCAGCACATTGCAAATGATATACTAATCTTGAAGTATAAAATTCTTGCACCTGAACAAAATTCAGAACattttcattagaaaaaaaaactaactaattgATCCAATTTTTGGGCATGCTTTCGTTTTTACGTTAGTCATACATTGGACAATTTAAAGAATGCATTTAGGATAAGTCAGCAGTTCTTAATACTgctaatcaaaaatttaatttccgCTTTCCTTAGttactatttaaattaaatagccTTTGCCTTGGGATTAAAATTGTACATTCATACATTAGAGTGTTTATCGTccaattaaattgtatttaaaaatggtGTTAACCACGTGGTATGTCTTATTCTTACCGTCTTCGGTAAATCCCCATCCGATGGCAGTAGCTTGAAGGCCAGTGTATGTTTCCGCTTGCTGGGATCTTGCCGGAAGCTTAACGGGCTGGATTAGAGCTGGATATtcgatataaaaaataaaacaaagtcatAGGTAAGGCTGCAGACAAAGCAGAGATTTGTTGCAGTCCAACTAAACTGAAACTTGACTTCTGACGGTCATTTTCCTCAACAACTGCACAAAAATTCTTAAACTGAGCCTCTATACGTACACTTATTCCTAATAACATGTTATGACTAGAAGTAATATATTTTAGGGCCATCTTGAATTAAAGACAATACTAGGCCAAAATGTTTAGTAAATGTCAGATTTATGAAAATATTCAGCATTAATTAATCAGTTAAATTTTaatgaagtttttaaactatagaaACCTGCGAGTTTATTCGCTGTCTATAAATGAAATCTGCGATATCACACGTGAATGACTAAATCCGTTGAATCTCAgtaaatttatttgatttatgAATTAGCAGAAAATCTTTGATGTTTGATAGACTTATTCAGATTTAGAGCTTTTCAGGTCCCAGTCAGGTGGGACACTCAGTGGCGCCACCCACCAGGTCAAGTAACATGCTAGGGTCGACCATAGGCAGGTGGCGCCACCACGTCAGACGTGTCACTCGTTATCACCACCCACCAAGTAAACTTAAGTGCTAGGATCGACCATCTGCAGGTGGCGCCACCGCGTAAAACTGTTGTTTCCAATCCAGATTGACCAACAATGTCGCATgtccataaaaaatttttaaatcaatatttcccattgcaagaatcattctaAGGACGTGATAACCGAGAGGGCTGTAAAGACAACGGGGTTCACCAACCGTTGAACTGTAATTTTTTCGACAGTTTGATGAGGGCGATGTCGTTTTGCTTGGCCGTCCTGTTCCAACGGGGGTGCACGAAGATCTCGGAACTCGTCGTCGTCACCGCTGAGTCCTCCTCTTCGTAAATCAAGTACGAGCCCACGGTGACTTCAACCGGGTTCACCGTTCTGCTCGGCAAAAAAAATAGGGTAGAGTTCGTGTCATTTAACTTGTCTTAACGTCTAGAGTTCTTGAAAGTAGCACCGATGGTACAATAGCCCTCCTGACACTATTGCTCTGTCTACAGAGTTCGTAAACGACCAAATAtggttgtcagtgttcgtaaagAAACGTAATATGACCGTTTTTACTACCGTTAATCATACAGTGCCAtattttttctgcaaaaaaaaaaaaagaatcaacaGTCGGTATTATGTACAAGAAATTTGTTAGAAATTTTACAATCATCAAAAGTAGCACCAATGTTTATTCTTTCTAAGGGACGGTTTTGTGTGGGTGAACTTCCCTAAGGAATCAAGTCAgcagaataaaattattttcaaaattttcttgcAAAGTATTACCTTCTTTCTAAACTTAATCCATCTGATTTTCATTAGCTTGAATGTACTGATACTGATGTGCATAAACGCGTATCAGATTTCTCAGCGTGTAGCGTAGATGATGGTTATCGTGTTTGCTGGCATAACTTCAAACgttaaatttattagttttaaagtattattttattattattggaCAGTTACAGAACAtaatttttaggtagatttcaaagagaGTCTACCTATTGCAGCTGTTATCATGGTTACTTCcgaaatatttttatgtagtttttagtttcatggttcATATATCCAAAAAATCATCGTCAacttaaaagttatatatatatacacatatatttacaCTAGCTagtaacccgtggctttgctcacacAATTTCTGAGTATTGTTATAATCTTATCATTAAAATAGTTAGGTGAATTATTCCAAACgtttttactgaataaatatacaaaataaattgtcacacgcataaaatatttatttcatagcaTAACTctttaagaataatattttttgagttattaaataattttaatttattataaataccaACCATTAAttaaggatatttgatacaaacacatctttattttaaatataaaataaagatatCAATTTTATTATACGACATATTAGTTGACTCTTAGTttacttagtattacttaaacaaaatgcCCAATTTGTTTACCCCTCACCTCTTTTCCCACAGGGATGCTAATATAAAACTAAAGAACTAGGTAATAATGGCAATATctattaaccaaacaaaaaaactCAACCCTTTTATTCCCTTTAACCGGTAGATGTGACCtccagaaaaataataataaacttatatttatattgagtaaaaatcaattttgccaataataattttatagattccaaaactttttatttttaaaaaaatattaacttaaagaGTGATATTTCGGAAAATGTTGATTAAGAGAAGGTAGGTTAAGGtatgtataataaatatttcctattcttaaattatgttttatttgaccaaaatatatattttttaattttaaaaccttattttaaaaattcaccatTTAAAAAGTAGAACTTCAGCATGTTGTAAGAAAGAGATGGTATATGTTTCAATACTGTAAATAATAACACATAACTTACATCCTGCTAGATTATCTTCATAAGTAagacattttcaataaaaattatcatcTACCTTTTCACCCTTTTACGTCGACTATAGAAAAAGATAAagtttaaaactaatattaaatcataatttttactttattctTGCTCAATTTtttaccttcatcttaatttgcttgaatatatattttactactaTAAAACCTAACGTGCACCCGTTTCACTGGCTTTAGATATATTGGAATGGATATATAGGAATGGCTTCCCCTGTAGGAGCCGGAggagccaaccgccatcttggattgtgacgtcacggcggccatctagtATGATCTTGACCTCTACCTCTgaccttgacattcaaaatttgtcaaacatttgcccaaaattcacTCAAATCcgtcaaatttcaatttttttaaaaacaattcaaccaaaaataatgaaaaatttttaaaaatacatattcccGTATTTTGAGGGGgaaaattccagttttgagggaaaatttcccgttttagtccacaAAAATGCTAAAGGcttaaaaattcctaaaagtggttGAAGAGTCAtaaaagcaagccgccataagccgctgaggtcatgaccttCCCAATTAGGATGCAATGGCcgccattataaattattacgaaACCGTTGCCATTTtcattatggccgccatattaaaaatctgttTTCATGCTAGTAAATGGGGATTTTTTTAatcaatcaaaaattaattaattaacttctgaaattttggattttgtaccatggccgccatctttaaaattcgtttttcatgttaggaaattaggaaaaatttaaaataaataaaaaataaattaaatttttaataaaaaccattccagcatcttggattatgatatcatgtccaccatctttgaaattcgcaattatttagctagaaaatcggcaaaaatttaaatttaataaaaaaattaattaaacaaattttaattaaaaaacgcaAAGCATGTATCTTggattcctcggttcgaacccggttagGGAAGAaatgacaacagatccttcctccacggaagccaccgacagacagACTTCCCACCTCTAATGCCAAGATaaatatcgtcagctagtatgacgtatTTGGCCACCATATAGTTTTAGTCTCCTAGAGTGCACTGTCaccatgttagtttgatttttacctgctagagttcagtaatcatttattattactatgaTACCTAGAATCTTGACATTTGGAtgccttgatgtaagtttttggacatacgccattgctaagaactttttcttcaacagaaaaagttcttagcaatggcgtatgtccaaaaacttacatcaagtcatgcactcccattgcacaaatcttttaaagataacatttggatgccattttgaaaatttgtaattatttacctagaaattcaggaaaaattccaaaattcatcaaaaaaccactcattaatatattgattgaatGAATCGAGCGGTTAATGTCCTTGGCCGATACTTGAccgatacaaaaatttaattttatgtaaaaagtattaatttcaataaatatggtgaaaagtcctaagaggcttaaattcctttactaccagcctccagtaagacgATGATGACACATTGACCGGCATCTTAGAAGAGGTCAACGTCAAGGTCATCCCAGATGTCCGCTGTGACgtctcatccaagatggctgtcggctTCTCCAGGGAAAGCCAGTCCTCGGACCGGCCAATACCTATATACTACTCAGCTTCAactgcaagtgtgtgtgtgtgtttttttttaatgggagtGAACCTTGTTTTGAAACCGACCATGTCGGCTCGAAATGTAatgcgtagggaccggaaaaattcgcgggttcattgacacctccaggatggactccaatatcctctgcgcACTCGGgcaaaatgccaactgttcattggctgctggcttgtgagtcgtctcgactgatgggtggcctgtgattcgacacttctgcgagtgagggtctctaattggtccctCGGTCCTCCAGATcgacagtgaaccaatggcagaagcagcacattggtagggatcggaaaaattcgcgggttcaatgaactgcaggatgaactccatagttctacgtacactcggtcaaatgtcacccactcattggctgctgtcttgtgagacgtcccagcgtagcagcctgtgattcaataaagctttggtcgggcgtttctcattgacccagagtcctccaggtgagttgtgagccaatggcagaggcatcactgaggtataactgtttgtatttcagcctgtcgcgaaatgaattcgcgaattttacccAGTCTCTACACATAGGTaacattatttgaatttttagcataacacgaaatgaatccgcgaatttttcaggtctctagtaatgcgGGATGGAAGGAAGCCGCTCACTTGTCGACGCAGTGGGCGGCGGTGAGGATCCACTCGCTGGCGATGACCGAGGCGCCGCACTGAGTGGTGCCCGTCGGCACTGTCACGTCCAGGAACGCCGCGAAGGGGAACGAGTGAGGCACCGCCAGCTCTCCGCCCACGATCCGCGTCCCTGCACCAGCCAGCCGACCCCTACGTGTGCTTCTCCGGGCGTTTGGAGGGTGCGACGACGACATTCAACAGCGTATGGCCGAGCAGTTTTGGTTCGGGAAGGTcccgcatgcacacacacacacacacacacacacactcacaaacacctagacacacgcacacacacacacgggcaAAGACACTGTCCGCTTCTCGGCCTTATCCGTTGAGCACGCGACGTTCCGGCAAGCCTCGTTGCAGCCGTCTTCGACGGCGATTGTCAACAGAAGgcttgctgtttttttttgtttttttttttttttgggggggggggggggacaacggTTTGCAGCCAACATTTCGACGGATCTCCTTGACCACGTGAGAGTTCAGCCGATCAGGATGCGTGCACTCGGTAgatgctttgaatatatatat is part of the Bacillus rossius redtenbacheri isolate Brsri chromosome 8, Brsri_v3, whole genome shotgun sequence genome and harbors:
- the LOC134534868 gene encoding brachyurin-like; the encoded protein is MNAIIILIVMASVVAVPAQRDPSKISPRNVETTDTSKSLENLPRTRIVGGELAVPHSFPFAAFLDVTVPTGTTQCGASVIASEWILTAAHCVDKTVNPVEVTVGSYLIYEEEDSAVTTTSSEIFVHPRWNRTAKQNDIALIKLSKKLQFNALIQPVKLPARSQQAETYTGLQATAIGWGFTEDGSPIMSDKQRCVTVPVISNCNCSAQLGVANIAESQICTSGAGGKNPCTGDSGGPLVLRGADGDYTQVGVVSFGNYECAAGLPNVYTRVSGFLDWISSISNLAVRGF